From the genome of Variovorax sp. RA8, one region includes:
- a CDS encoding Bug family tripartite tricarboxylate transporter substrate binding protein — MPIRRRALLTLASLAMTCDVALAQAFPSRPIRLIVPFPPASNPDILARLVAESAAARLKQPIVVDNKPGAGGMLGSDAGAKAPADGYTLLVGDSGPLSIAPWLYAKMPYVPGRSFTAVAGLVSVPIVMIVPQPSSAHSPGDIVAQAKSRPEHLLYGSLGVGSIHHLAVEVLSATAGIRLTHIPYKGNAELAAAVVNGDVQMAFSGIPAVQAFVKDNRLRAIAISTAHRSAVLPELKTMQEQGIAGFEVAPTIGIVAPTGVPADRLKILEDAFLAAMKDPKLSRRIEGLGMVQRPTDGAGYQTIIASELERYGRILKAAGIQPQ; from the coding sequence ATGCCGATTCGACGACGTGCGCTGCTGACGCTTGCTTCGCTTGCCATGACATGCGATGTGGCATTGGCGCAAGCCTTCCCCTCCAGGCCGATCCGGCTGATCGTCCCCTTTCCCCCGGCTTCCAATCCCGATATCCTCGCGCGCCTGGTGGCCGAATCGGCTGCTGCAAGGCTGAAGCAGCCGATCGTCGTCGACAACAAGCCAGGGGCGGGCGGCATGCTCGGTTCCGACGCTGGTGCCAAGGCTCCTGCAGATGGCTACACCTTGCTGGTGGGTGACTCGGGCCCGCTTTCCATCGCGCCCTGGCTCTACGCCAAGATGCCGTACGTCCCCGGCAGGAGCTTCACGGCGGTCGCGGGGCTCGTGTCGGTTCCGATCGTCATGATCGTCCCCCAGCCTTCGAGCGCACATTCGCCCGGCGACATCGTGGCGCAGGCCAAGTCCCGGCCCGAGCATCTGCTCTACGGCTCTCTCGGGGTCGGCTCGATCCATCACCTGGCCGTCGAGGTCCTTTCCGCGACAGCGGGAATCAGACTCACGCACATCCCGTACAAGGGCAACGCGGAACTGGCGGCCGCGGTCGTGAACGGCGACGTGCAGATGGCCTTCAGCGGCATTCCTGCGGTCCAGGCTTTCGTGAAGGACAACAGGCTGCGTGCGATCGCCATCAGCACGGCGCACCGCTCGGCGGTACTGCCCGAGTTGAAGACGATGCAGGAGCAAGGCATCGCCGGCTTCGAAGTGGCGCCGACCATCGGCATTGTCGCGCCCACGGGCGTGCCCGCGGATCGGCTGAAAATTCTGGAGGATGCGTTCCTTGCGGCCATGAAAGACCCGAAGCTCTCGCGTCGCATCGAAGGGCTGGGCATGGTGCAGCGCCCGACGGACGGCGCAGGCTACCAGACCATCATCGCCTCGGAACTGGAGCGATACGGCCGCATCCTGAAGGCGGCCGGCATTCAGCCTCAGTGA
- a CDS encoding helix-turn-helix domain-containing protein, translating into MSETSRGVARALTVLRTINAHPGAGVSRIAQAAGISRPAVYRVVRTLEEAGYLRYDPASESLRLTPLVKQLSAGYDEEAWITEAAGPLLDELQREVIWPTDLFCFFDDTMIMCRTTRRVSPWTFDKVAVGLRIPLLVTACGRAYLAHQQPRDRDLVLERLIPENGRHNQELAAARRMLERVRDDGYAMREVGFMRETNSIAVPVLVDGIARCSIAVTYIASALKPEEVIVRYEPLLRACAANIAAALLQPH; encoded by the coding sequence ATGAGCGAGACCAGCCGCGGCGTGGCGCGCGCCTTGACCGTGCTGCGTACCATCAATGCCCATCCGGGTGCCGGCGTCTCGCGCATTGCGCAGGCCGCCGGCATCTCCCGTCCAGCGGTTTATCGGGTCGTGCGCACCCTCGAAGAGGCCGGCTACCTCCGCTACGACCCGGCATCGGAGTCTCTCCGCCTGACGCCTCTGGTCAAACAGCTCAGCGCCGGCTACGACGAGGAAGCATGGATCACCGAGGCGGCCGGTCCACTTCTTGATGAACTGCAGCGTGAGGTGATCTGGCCAACGGACCTGTTCTGCTTCTTCGATGACACGATGATCATGTGCCGGACCACGCGCCGCGTGAGCCCATGGACCTTCGACAAGGTAGCCGTCGGCCTGCGCATTCCGCTGCTCGTGACCGCCTGCGGGCGTGCCTATCTGGCTCACCAGCAGCCGCGCGATCGCGACCTGGTGCTGGAGCGCCTGATCCCGGAGAACGGGAGGCACAACCAAGAGCTCGCAGCTGCGCGTCGGATGCTGGAGCGCGTACGAGACGACGGGTACGCAATGCGCGAGGTGGGCTTCATGCGAGAGACCAACAGCATCGCAGTACCGGTGCTCGTGGACGGCATTGCCCGCTGCAGCATCGCGGTGACCTATATTGCGTCCGCGTTGAAGCCTGAAGAGGTGATCGTTCGCTACGAGCCTCTGTTGCGCGCCTGTGCCGCGAACATCGCAGCAGCGCTGCTTCAGCCTCACTGA
- a CDS encoding LysR family transcriptional regulator — MDLRSFDLNLLLVFDALLRTRSVTVAAEQTGMRQSSMSGALTRLRTALNDPLFVKCGAGMAPTGLALELAGPVQAGLVQITSALAAREVFDPATSKRRFVLYMSDTAQLVFLPSLLEVIRREAPGVEVQTCQCDIRQANRMMAEGGIDLAVGFFLTIDESLHRSTLFESPYALIASISHPSIQGSCTLEQLAAAPHLVYRPAVGSHRAIDEGIFEMLAQFAKPRRKVLEVSHGLGLAEVIARTDLVACIPRPLAELCARGNQVQVLPLPVTMPTMTIAQYWHERVHRDGGSVWLRGLMRRLFREGWRNDHAVVDSTSDFSHIPS; from the coding sequence ATGGACCTGCGCAGCTTCGATCTCAATCTCCTGCTCGTGTTCGACGCCCTGTTGCGTACGCGCAGCGTGACCGTGGCTGCGGAGCAGACCGGCATGCGTCAATCGTCCATGAGCGGAGCGCTCACGCGCCTGCGCACGGCGCTGAACGACCCGCTGTTCGTGAAGTGCGGAGCGGGCATGGCGCCCACGGGGCTTGCGCTTGAGCTGGCCGGCCCGGTCCAGGCCGGCCTGGTCCAGATCACGAGCGCGCTCGCAGCCCGGGAGGTCTTCGATCCGGCTACCAGCAAGCGTCGCTTCGTGCTTTACATGAGCGACACGGCGCAGCTCGTTTTCCTGCCTTCACTGCTGGAAGTGATACGGCGTGAGGCGCCCGGCGTGGAGGTCCAGACCTGCCAGTGCGATATTCGCCAAGCCAATCGGATGATGGCCGAAGGCGGCATTGACCTGGCGGTTGGCTTCTTCTTGACCATCGACGAGTCGCTGCACCGAAGCACGCTCTTCGAGTCGCCATACGCGCTCATCGCCAGCATCTCGCATCCCTCGATTCAGGGCAGTTGCACGCTGGAGCAACTCGCGGCTGCACCCCATCTCGTCTACCGTCCGGCTGTTGGCAGCCATCGCGCCATCGATGAGGGCATCTTCGAAATGCTTGCGCAGTTCGCCAAGCCACGGCGGAAGGTGCTGGAGGTCAGCCACGGACTCGGCCTGGCAGAGGTGATCGCGCGCACAGATCTGGTGGCATGCATCCCGCGGCCCCTCGCAGAACTGTGTGCACGCGGCAACCAGGTTCAGGTGCTCCCCTTGCCCGTGACCATGCCGACAATGACCATCGCGCAGTACTGGCACGAGCGGGTGCACCGCGACGGTGGCTCCGTGTGGCTGAGGGGATTGATGCGGCGCCTGTTTCGGGAAGGCTGGCGCAACGATCACGCCGTCGTTGATTCAACGTCCGACTTCAGCCACATTCCATCCTGA
- a CDS encoding ATP-binding protein codes for MTRNTTEADLRFGSFLLSPSRKVLLDGDKPVRLGSRAFDLLVALVERGGQVVSRKELEALVWPATVVEETSLRVHVSALRKLLGDGHDGARFITNVPGRGYCFVSPVVALPSSHDEHHHAVSTPHNLPVHLTAMIGRAEAVEQLSALLPERRFVTIAGPGGMGKTTVALAVAEQLLGLFGDGVRFVDLAPIAQEPRVADAVATALEVSASRDHALPALCSFLRDKRFLIVLDNCEHVIDAAAYVAEILLKSATHLSILATSREPLLAEGEWVYRLPPLGMPSPSEELTAARALEFPAIRLFAQRAGAAADGYSLSDADAPLLGRLCRQLDGIPLAIEFAAARVDSLGVRGLAAGLSDRLRLLTRGRRTDLPRHRTLKATLDWSFKLLSIPEQIVLSRVAVFVEAFTLDAARAVASDERISRGEVAECVVNLVAKSLISSFTGDSVIRYRQLETTRAYALEQLIAGGESAHASERHALYFLELLTRAEEDWSSMPRAAWIESYCASMEDVWIAIGWCFSSDENAGVGVRLTAAALLPVYELGLLDAHYGRIDQALQRIHLLTPEQPEIEMRLNAALLFPGGRLDYQRQPLAEVVERNLDLARRLRKPKYHVAALYGLWGRHFRMGEYALAMAVAREMKACALDAADPEALLLSDRLLAQSGHFMGDHMEALRHARSVLREPSRRMPLEYVSPVPHSVAMRVVLARTLWLQGAADQALAMADECMQYAAANPFAFTQSLALAACPIALWRGEKKRARELVDKLIEHSARHPSAYWQPWGHCYHAVLSIQEVEATSADPRLSGLMPETTNVMVQDCIATLSEEDIGETVLQRVLDGRVGWCAAEVLRRHGESILKHGSTEATVSEAESLFTRSLEISRKQGAQAWELRAATSLGRLWRSCGRATAASQLVRSSFERFTEGLEDADLRTARDLLEEMA; via the coding sequence ATGACAAGGAACACCACCGAGGCAGATCTCAGGTTCGGCTCCTTCCTGTTGTCGCCAAGCCGCAAAGTGTTGCTCGACGGCGACAAGCCGGTTCGACTGGGAAGCCGAGCTTTCGATCTCCTCGTCGCGCTCGTGGAGCGCGGGGGGCAAGTCGTCAGCCGCAAGGAGCTCGAGGCACTGGTGTGGCCCGCCACTGTCGTCGAGGAAACCAGCCTTCGTGTGCATGTGTCCGCGCTGCGCAAGCTATTGGGCGACGGACACGACGGAGCTCGCTTCATCACCAACGTGCCCGGTCGCGGCTACTGCTTTGTTTCACCCGTCGTGGCATTGCCTTCGTCGCACGATGAGCATCATCACGCCGTTTCCACCCCGCACAACCTCCCGGTCCATCTGACTGCGATGATTGGCCGCGCCGAGGCAGTCGAACAGCTGAGTGCGCTATTGCCCGAGCGGCGCTTCGTCACCATTGCAGGACCAGGAGGCATGGGCAAGACGACCGTGGCGCTGGCCGTGGCCGAGCAGCTTCTGGGCCTGTTCGGCGACGGTGTGCGCTTCGTCGACCTGGCACCGATCGCGCAGGAGCCGAGGGTCGCGGATGCCGTCGCGACTGCGCTGGAAGTCTCTGCGTCGCGGGATCACGCGTTACCCGCGCTGTGCTCATTCCTGCGCGACAAGAGATTCCTGATCGTGCTGGACAACTGCGAGCACGTCATCGATGCCGCAGCCTATGTGGCCGAGATCTTGCTGAAGAGCGCCACCCACCTGTCGATCCTGGCGACCAGCCGCGAGCCGCTGCTTGCCGAGGGCGAATGGGTCTACCGGCTGCCTCCGCTCGGGATGCCGTCGCCATCGGAGGAACTGACTGCGGCCCGCGCCCTCGAGTTCCCCGCAATTCGGCTGTTTGCACAGCGGGCGGGTGCGGCTGCCGACGGCTACTCGCTCTCCGACGCCGACGCGCCATTGCTCGGACGGCTGTGCCGGCAGCTCGATGGCATCCCGCTCGCCATCGAGTTCGCGGCAGCACGCGTCGACAGTCTTGGCGTGCGCGGGCTGGCGGCCGGTCTGAGCGACCGATTGCGCCTCCTGACACGCGGCCGCCGCACAGACCTGCCGCGCCATCGGACCCTGAAGGCGACGCTCGACTGGAGCTTCAAGCTTCTGTCGATACCGGAGCAGATCGTGCTGAGCCGCGTCGCAGTGTTTGTCGAAGCCTTCACGCTCGACGCAGCTCGGGCGGTGGCGTCCGACGAAAGAATCTCGCGCGGCGAGGTGGCGGAGTGCGTGGTGAATCTGGTCGCCAAGTCGTTGATCTCCAGCTTCACAGGCGACAGTGTCATTCGGTACCGGCAGCTGGAGACGACCCGCGCGTACGCCCTTGAACAGCTCATTGCCGGCGGCGAAAGCGCCCACGCGTCCGAGCGCCACGCCCTCTACTTCCTTGAACTGCTGACGCGTGCCGAGGAAGACTGGAGTTCCATGCCGCGCGCCGCCTGGATCGAAAGCTATTGCGCGAGCATGGAGGACGTCTGGATTGCCATCGGATGGTGCTTCTCGAGCGACGAGAATGCCGGTGTCGGCGTCCGCCTCACGGCGGCTGCGTTGCTGCCGGTCTACGAGCTCGGGTTGCTGGACGCACACTACGGCCGGATCGATCAGGCCCTTCAAAGGATCCACCTCCTGACTCCAGAGCAGCCGGAGATCGAGATGCGGCTCAACGCGGCGCTGCTCTTCCCGGGCGGTCGCCTCGACTATCAGCGCCAGCCATTGGCCGAGGTCGTCGAGCGCAACCTGGACCTGGCGCGCCGACTGCGCAAGCCGAAGTACCACGTGGCTGCGTTGTACGGCCTGTGGGGAAGGCATTTCCGCATGGGCGAGTACGCGTTGGCGATGGCGGTCGCGCGCGAGATGAAGGCATGCGCGCTGGATGCAGCAGATCCCGAAGCCCTGCTGCTGTCTGATCGTCTGCTGGCGCAATCCGGTCACTTCATGGGTGATCATATGGAGGCCCTGCGCCATGCCCGTAGCGTGCTGCGCGAGCCATCCCGAAGGATGCCGCTCGAATACGTCAGTCCTGTTCCTCATTCCGTAGCAATGCGCGTCGTGCTCGCGCGAACGCTTTGGCTCCAGGGGGCCGCCGATCAGGCCCTTGCGATGGCAGACGAATGCATGCAGTATGCGGCTGCGAACCCTTTCGCGTTCACCCAGTCTCTCGCGCTGGCGGCGTGTCCCATCGCACTGTGGCGAGGCGAGAAGAAGCGCGCCCGCGAGCTCGTGGACAAGCTGATCGAACATTCTGCGAGGCACCCGTCGGCCTACTGGCAACCCTGGGGTCACTGCTACCACGCGGTGTTGTCAATCCAGGAAGTCGAGGCTACGTCGGCGGACCCACGGCTTTCTGGACTCATGCCCGAAACAACCAACGTGATGGTGCAAGATTGCATCGCCACCCTGTCGGAAGAGGACATTGGAGAGACCGTTCTCCAGCGCGTGCTGGACGGTCGTGTGGGATGGTGCGCCGCCGAGGTGCTGCGCCGGCATGGCGAAAGCATCCTGAAGCACGGCAGCACGGAAGCGACCGTTTCAGAAGCGGAATCCCTCTTCACGAGATCACTGGAAATATCGCGCAAACAGGGTGCGCAGGCCTGGGAACTGCGCGCCGCCACGAGCCTCGGGCGGCTGTGGCGCTCCTGCGGCCGCGCGACGGCGGCCTCTCAGCTTGTTCGTTCGTCCTTTGAGCGGTTCACCGAGGGTCTCGAGGATGCCGATCTCCGCACGGCACGCGACCTGCTCGAAGAAATGGCCTAG
- a CDS encoding LuxR C-terminal-related transcriptional regulator: MPIPYHAIDTTPAFHISDRLPPAGPARLDTVVIGTTSPALRFGLEGLIGTLPELHLAGSASTLPELAQACSRAGPCLALTDGLAADGSVAQLIHRLASHARLVRIVLITDGCRTVTVREAFKSGVLGFVRPSDGIDEIRSALQRVATGQRHIPGDIATHLAESLELEDLTSREMQVLDLLSLGRCNKSIANELDVAVGTVKTHVRAIMCKLDAPSRMAAILEANRLGLIRIA, encoded by the coding sequence ATGCCGATCCCTTATCACGCGATAGACACGACGCCCGCTTTCCACATAAGCGATCGTTTACCTCCGGCGGGCCCGGCACGTCTCGACACGGTCGTGATCGGCACCACTTCCCCGGCACTGCGCTTCGGCCTGGAGGGCCTGATCGGTACCCTGCCGGAACTGCATCTGGCCGGTTCGGCAAGCACGCTGCCCGAGTTGGCGCAAGCGTGCTCACGCGCCGGTCCTTGTCTTGCGCTGACAGACGGCCTTGCGGCCGATGGCAGCGTCGCCCAACTCATCCATCGCCTTGCTTCCCATGCAAGACTGGTGCGGATCGTCCTCATTACCGATGGCTGCCGGACGGTGACCGTGCGCGAGGCGTTCAAGAGCGGCGTTCTCGGCTTCGTCAGACCGAGTGACGGCATCGACGAGATTCGCAGCGCTTTGCAGAGGGTGGCGACCGGTCAGCGCCACATTCCCGGCGATATCGCCACCCACTTGGCGGAATCGCTGGAACTGGAGGACCTGACCAGCCGCGAAATGCAGGTCCTGGACCTGCTGTCACTCGGCCGATGCAACAAGTCGATCGCCAATGAGCTCGATGTGGCCGTGGGTACCGTCAAGACTCATGTCAGAGCGATCATGTGCAAGCTTGATGCACCCTCTCGAATGGCGGCGATCCTGGAAGCCAATCGTCTGGGACTCATCAGGATTGCCTAG
- a CDS encoding VOC family protein yields MSMSEGPGVPVGAAELSRSDFKLEVITIPVSDVERAKRFYEQLGWRLDADLANGESFRALQFTPPGSSCSVHIGNGITPAPPESAHGLLLAVTNIEAARSELIQRGIEVGEIFHRMPGEAPAPGPHAARQTYCSYAAFNDPDGNAWLLQEVTSRLPGRVDTKTAQFNSRAELEAALRRTAIAHGEHEERTGTEYDANWPRWYADYLFAELTGGPVPTC; encoded by the coding sequence ATGAGCATGTCAGAAGGCCCCGGCGTTCCGGTGGGAGCGGCCGAACTGTCGAGATCGGATTTCAAGCTCGAGGTGATCACGATCCCCGTCTCGGACGTAGAGCGAGCCAAGCGCTTCTACGAACAGCTTGGATGGCGCCTGGATGCCGACCTCGCCAATGGCGAGTCGTTCCGCGCACTTCAGTTCACGCCGCCGGGATCCTCGTGTTCGGTGCACATCGGAAATGGCATTACGCCTGCGCCCCCCGAATCCGCACATGGGCTCCTTCTCGCGGTGACGAACATCGAAGCGGCCCGATCCGAACTGATCCAGCGCGGCATCGAGGTAGGAGAAATCTTCCACCGAATGCCGGGGGAAGCGCCCGCACCGGGGCCGCATGCGGCCAGGCAGACGTACTGTTCGTACGCCGCATTCAACGATCCGGACGGCAACGCGTGGCTGCTGCAAGAAGTCACGTCTCGCCTGCCTGGCCGGGTCGATACGAAGACCGCGCAATTCAACTCGCGGGCCGAGCTGGAGGCGGCTCTGCGGCGAACTGCCATCGCACACGGCGAGCATGAGGAGCGCACGGGCACGGAGTACGACGCAAACTGGCCGCGATGGTATGCCGACTACCTTTTCGCGGAGCTTACCGGCGGGCCAGTACCCACTTGTTAG
- a CDS encoding DUF6130 family protein produces MKTSRNSAAALPFAPIRAADATRSTFRHLACAVGLALCCTAGSAQTNGDIGGPAAVIPLSDEAPPRLVVYPPLAEPLARGVVIVQYRTENMRIIPVFGDGALGVSPRVGHLHVTVDDRPGTWAHTSEDPIIVVGLQPGLHKMRIEVATPVHKIVATETIAISVPGQAGPDPHRH; encoded by the coding sequence ATGAAAACATCACGAAACTCGGCAGCAGCACTGCCTTTCGCCCCGATCCGTGCTGCAGATGCCACACGATCCACCTTCCGCCACCTCGCTTGCGCAGTCGGACTCGCTCTTTGCTGCACGGCGGGATCGGCCCAGACAAATGGCGACATCGGCGGCCCAGCCGCCGTGATTCCGCTGTCCGACGAGGCGCCGCCCAGGCTCGTTGTCTATCCACCATTGGCCGAGCCGCTGGCGCGAGGCGTGGTCATTGTTCAGTACCGTACCGAGAACATGCGCATCATCCCCGTCTTCGGCGATGGCGCGCTCGGTGTGTCACCACGGGTAGGCCACCTTCACGTGACCGTCGATGATCGCCCAGGCACTTGGGCTCACACGAGCGAAGATCCCATCATCGTGGTGGGCTTGCAGCCCGGCCTGCACAAGATGCGCATTGAAGTCGCCACCCCGGTGCACAAGATCGTGGCAACCGAAACCATCGCCATCAGCGTCCCCGGTCAGGCCGGCCCGGACCCTCACAGGCACTGA
- a CDS encoding cupin domain-containing protein codes for MSTIRTVAAAMLVIGGSLTAQLAPAQSTGLGRTDVLQHDLDTPGREVVQVRVDFGPGVVAPRHSHPGVEVAYVLEGTIEYQIDGKPPVVLKTGDALFIPNGAVHTARNIGSTKASELATYIVEKGKPAFVPAK; via the coding sequence ATGAGCACGATTCGAACAGTCGCCGCAGCGATGCTGGTCATAGGAGGCAGCCTGACAGCACAACTGGCACCGGCGCAGTCTACCGGGCTTGGACGCACCGACGTCCTGCAGCACGATCTCGACACTCCAGGACGCGAGGTCGTCCAGGTTCGGGTGGACTTCGGTCCCGGGGTGGTGGCACCGAGGCACTCGCATCCGGGTGTGGAGGTTGCGTATGTTCTGGAAGGCACGATCGAGTATCAGATCGATGGCAAGCCGCCCGTGGTTCTCAAGACGGGAGACGCCCTGTTCATCCCCAACGGTGCAGTTCACACGGCAAGGAATATCGGCTCCACCAAGGCCTCGGAACTCGCCACCTATATCGTCGAGAAAGGCAAGCCCGCGTTCGTGCCCGCCAAGTGA
- a CDS encoding alpha/beta fold hydrolase: MPRLTIQRLSMYALLLGAAVLAACTHIAHRSPREEIGFLEIDSGIQLRRMVVRSSKPKGSVLFLHGFPETLYAWKNIAPTLADDYEVHAFDWPGFGLSTRPPADKFSYAPSEYARVLKAYIRKANIDSSTLTIYATDIGALPALLLALEDPGIAKSIIVGDFAPLNRPQYMVDNLQALKAKPSSDLVRAALNKNRDEILENAFRRGLTKSEQFELSQEFKEDMLRGWNHGSLTTADAFYHYYAHFTRDQQYFEANLGKLQTPVKVVWGEKDFYINKEMGLELAQKAKLHISLLANVGHYPHLQDPNQTVKEVRTSGQGGH; this comes from the coding sequence ATGCCCCGGCTGACCATTCAAAGGCTCTCCATGTATGCCCTCCTCCTCGGAGCCGCCGTGCTGGCTGCATGCACTCACATCGCCCATCGAAGCCCGCGCGAAGAGATCGGCTTCCTCGAGATCGATTCCGGGATTCAACTCAGGAGGATGGTCGTCCGAAGCTCCAAGCCCAAGGGCAGCGTGCTCTTCCTGCACGGCTTTCCCGAGACCCTGTATGCCTGGAAGAACATCGCACCCACTCTGGCCGACGACTACGAAGTGCATGCTTTCGACTGGCCGGGCTTCGGCCTCTCGACGAGGCCGCCGGCTGACAAGTTCTCCTACGCACCCAGCGAATACGCGCGCGTCTTGAAGGCCTATATCAGGAAGGCGAACATCGACTCGTCCACCCTGACCATCTACGCGACCGACATCGGAGCCCTGCCTGCGCTTCTACTCGCGCTCGAGGATCCGGGCATCGCAAAGTCCATCATCGTTGGCGACTTCGCGCCGCTGAACAGGCCGCAATACATGGTGGACAACCTGCAGGCACTGAAGGCGAAGCCTTCCTCTGACCTGGTGCGCGCCGCGTTGAACAAGAACCGAGACGAGATCCTGGAGAACGCGTTCAGAAGGGGCTTGACAAAGAGCGAGCAGTTCGAACTTTCGCAGGAGTTCAAGGAAGACATGCTGCGCGGCTGGAACCATGGCAGCCTCACCACTGCCGACGCCTTCTATCACTACTACGCTCACTTCACCCGCGACCAACAGTATTTCGAAGCCAACCTTGGCAAGCTTCAGACGCCAGTCAAGGTCGTCTGGGGCGAAAAGGACTTCTACATCAACAAGGAAATGGGTCTCGAGCTTGCGCAGAAGGCGAAGCTGCACATCTCGTTGCTCGCCAACGTCGGGCACTACCCGCATCTTCAAGATCCCAATCAAACCGTCAAAGAAGTTCGTACTTCTGGCCAAGGCGGTCACTGA
- a CDS encoding aminotransferase-like domain-containing protein, whose protein sequence is MSTRYERYASEIEELICGGVLRTGARLPSVREASATQRLSRSTVFQAYYLLEARGLIEARPRSGYYVRPRALSAPAATKISQTEEPFSGDKIDNLVIDLIRSSGMPKFVPLGSAFPSPLLCPLPQLARHLWNGMRDLDPWRVAEDLVPGNEALRRQIQLRYGLSGMAVDPDEIILTCGAMESLNLCLQAVTCPGDVVAVESPTFYPALRAIERLKLRALEIPTHPRDGVDVDALALALRRHRIKACWFMPTFQNPLGSLMPHDSRVELVALLARRGIPLIEHDVCGELYFNDRRPLPAKLYDRHGLILHCGSFSECLAPGYRVGWVAGGRFAREIEQLRLLQTLSPAIPSVAAIASYLAKDRFDRHLRRMRATLAGYKAAAIDAVREFFPHATRAASPEGGYFLWLQLPRSVDALALHQLALARNITLAPGHIFSTDRRFTHCVRINFGHGADPRFTSALRTVGELVKQISTN, encoded by the coding sequence ATGAGCACGCGCTACGAGCGCTATGCGAGCGAGATCGAGGAGCTGATTTGCGGGGGGGTGTTGCGAACTGGCGCCCGGTTACCCTCGGTGCGCGAAGCCAGTGCCACGCAGAGGCTGAGTCGATCCACTGTCTTCCAGGCCTACTATCTCCTGGAAGCACGTGGCCTTATTGAAGCCCGTCCACGCTCGGGCTACTACGTTAGACCCCGCGCTTTGTCCGCGCCGGCCGCGACAAAGATCTCACAAACGGAGGAGCCATTCTCGGGCGACAAGATCGACAACCTCGTCATCGACTTGATCCGCTCGTCCGGAATGCCCAAATTCGTGCCGCTGGGCTCTGCCTTCCCTAGCCCCCTGCTTTGCCCACTCCCTCAGCTCGCGCGCCATCTCTGGAACGGCATGCGCGATCTGGACCCCTGGCGCGTGGCCGAGGATCTGGTACCGGGAAATGAAGCTCTGCGACGGCAGATTCAGTTGCGCTACGGGCTCAGCGGAATGGCAGTCGATCCCGATGAAATCATCCTGACCTGCGGTGCGATGGAGAGCTTGAACCTGTGCCTGCAGGCGGTCACTTGCCCCGGCGACGTGGTGGCCGTCGAGTCGCCGACCTTCTACCCTGCCCTGCGAGCGATCGAACGGCTCAAGCTCCGGGCCCTCGAGATTCCCACACACCCCCGCGATGGTGTCGATGTCGACGCGCTGGCCCTTGCGCTCAGGCGTCATCGAATCAAGGCCTGCTGGTTCATGCCCACCTTCCAGAACCCGCTCGGCAGCCTGATGCCTCACGATTCCAGGGTCGAGCTAGTGGCGCTCCTTGCTCGCCGCGGCATCCCATTGATCGAGCACGACGTCTGTGGCGAACTTTATTTCAACGACCGCAGGCCCCTGCCGGCGAAACTCTATGACCGCCACGGTCTCATATTGCATTGCGGCTCCTTCTCCGAGTGCCTCGCGCCCGGTTATCGTGTCGGTTGGGTCGCGGGTGGCAGGTTTGCGCGGGAGATCGAGCAGTTGCGGCTCCTGCAGACGCTCTCACCAGCGATTCCATCGGTGGCCGCGATCGCCAGCTATCTGGCGAAGGACCGCTTCGACCGCCATCTGCGCCGAATGCGGGCGACGCTGGCCGGCTACAAGGCCGCTGCGATTGACGCCGTCCGCGAGTTCTTCCCACACGCAACTCGTGCCGCCAGCCCGGAAGGCGGCTATTTCCTGTGGCTCCAGCTGCCGAGAAGCGTCGACGCGCTGGCACTACACCAGCTCGCGCTAGCACGCAACATCACCCTGGCGCCGGGACACATCTTCTCGACCGACCGGCGTTTCACGCATTGCGTACGCATCAACTTTGGCCATGGCGCGGACCCGCGCTTCACTTCGGCACTGCGTACTGTCGGCGAATTGGTGAAGCAAATATCCACAAACTGA